Genomic DNA from Streptomyces sp. NBC_01571:
GGAAGCCGACGATGCCGTTGATGGAGTCGGTGGTGCCCGCGAGCGCCGCGAAGACGACGATGACGGCCAGACCCACGACGAGGGTGCGCTTGGCGCCGATGTGGCTGGAGACCCAGCCGACGAACAGCATGGCGACCGCGGTGACGATCAGATAGCTGCTGAACAGCAGGGAGACCTGGCTGGGTGAGGCGTGCAGGCCCTCGGCGAGGGCGGGCAGGATCGGGTCGACCAGACCGATGCCCATGAACGAGATGACGCAGGCGAACGCGACGGCCCAGACGGCCTTGGGCTGCTTGAAGGGGCTGGCGGCCCTTCCGTGCGGTGCACTCATGTGCGGTTCTCCGTGGTGTCGCAGGAACGGGGTCATGAGCGGGAATGGCGGTCGTCGATGACCCGGGCCAGGGCGGGCAGCGCGACCTGGACGGCCCGCTGTTCCGGTTCGGTCAGGTCCTCGATCAGCTGCCGCAGGGCGTCCGCGCGCTCGGCCCGGCGCCGGCGGAAGACGTCCAGGCCTTCGTCGGTGGCTTCCACGAGCACGCCCCGGCCGTCGCTGTGGTCGGCGGTGCGCCGGACCAGGCCCGCGCGTTCCATCCGGGTGACCAGCTGCGTCATGTTCGGCTGGGAGACGTTCTCGGCCCTGGCGAGCTCGGTCAGCCGCTGCGGCCCCTCCCGGCCGAGTCGGCTCAGTGCCGAGGAGGCCGCCGTGCTCAGGCCACCGGTGACGGCGCTGCGACGGACGTAACGGACCAACCGCTCCACGGCGATCATCAGGTCCTCGGCCGGCGCCGGTGTGCCAGTGTTCATAACCCGCTTATGCATAACCGCATTATGCATCCAGGTGTAGATGGAAACAACATTGCGCCGTGGGCGCGGGCTCGTGTGCGAGCGCGGGCACATCAGTGGTGCCGGCTGCTCCGTGGGCGCCGGCTCCTCCCGGAACGCGGGCGCGGGCGCGGGTGTGTTCGCGGCGCGGGTCCGCGCCGCCGTCGGTCCGCCGCGGGTGACGCCGGAAGGCGCCCACCGCGGCGGACCGGTCGGCTGTCAGCCGTCGATGCGGTGCTGGGTCCAGAACGAGGTCAGGTCCGTGGTCGTGGCGGCCTGGGCGGCCGCTTTGAACTCGGACGTGGTCGAGACGCCGTACCAGTGCGAAGTGGCGTAGTCCTTCAGGAGTTTGGCCATGGCCGTGTCACCGAGGACGCGCCGCAGGTCGTGCAGGGCGCACTTGCCGTAGCCGTACACGACCGTGGAGTAGCGGGACGAGTGGGCGTCCCAGTAGGCCATCGAGTTGGTGATCTTCTCCGCGGACGAGGCCCAGGAGACGCTGTTCCAGCAGTTGGTGCCGGTCTTGTTCTGCGCCAGGTCGGTGGCGTAGTCGGTGAACGCCTCATCCAGCCAGGGGCTGTTGTACTCGTCGTCGCCGACGATCCCGTAGAACCACTGGTGACCGATCTCGTGGGTGAGTGCCGTGGTGCTGACCAGGTCGAGGACGAAGCCGGGGTACTCCATGCCGCCGAACCAGTAGTTGTTGTCGATCACCGCGTCCAGCTCGCCGTACGGGTACGCGCCGAAGCGTGCGGCGTGGGCGTCCACCGCGGACTTGGCGGTGGAGAGCATCGACTGGGAGTCGGAGGAGCTGATGCCCGAGACGGAGTAGATGTTGATCGCGGTGCCGGCGGGGGAGGTGCCGGAGATCTTGCTGAACGGCCCGGCGGCCCAGGCGAAGTCACGGACCTTTGAGGCCGTGGCCGTGGTGACCGTCCGGCCGCTCGATCCGGCGCTGTCGACCGAGGTGCCGGTGGCCGGGACGAGGAGGCTCGTCGGGTGGTCGAGGGTCACCTTGAAGTCGGCGGCCAGTGAGTAGAAGGACTCGCCGTTGTTGGTGTACGGGTCCAGGTGCCAGCCGGCCGCGTCCTTGACCGCCAGTACGGGCAGCGCGTTGCCGATGTTGACGAAGGCGCCGTCGTAGCCGAAGCGGTCGGCGCCGCTGGGAACGGTGATCCCCAGGTCGAAGCCGATCGTGGCGCTCTGACCCTGTGCCAGGGGCGCCGACAGGTCGATCTTGAGGGCCGTGCAGCCCACCGAGAGGGCGCCCGCGGTGCCGCCGGTGACGTTGCTGACCACGATCGGCATCGCGGAGCAGGTGCCGTGGTAGTTGTCCCACAGCCTCAGGTACACCTCGCTGAGCGCGGTGGAGGAGGCGTTGGTGAAGGTCGCGCTCTCGTGACCGGTCCAGCCGGTGCCGCTGGAGTTGCTGCTCAGACTGACGGTGTACGAGGGTGCGGCCGGCGTCCGGGTGGAGTCCGCGGGCGGGGTGGTGGTGCCGGAGGTGTCGAGGGCGACGTCGTCGAGGACGAAGCTCGTCCGGAGGCTGGAGTCCTCGGTGCCGGTGAAGGCGACGGTCACGGTCTGGCCCGCGAACGCCGAGACGTCGAAGGACTTCTGCGCGTAGCCGGTGTTCTTGTTGAGGTTGGAGTACGTCGCCAGCGTCGTGCTGCCGATCTTCGCCGTCAGCTTGTCGTACGCGGTGGACGTCGTCGTCTCGGTGGTGTCGATGTGCAGCCAGAAGGTGAGCGTGGCGGAGCTGCACCCGGACGGGATCGTCACGCTCTGCGAGAGGGTGTCGGTGTGCGTGCTGCCCACACCGTCCAGCCAGGCGAAGGAGGTGCCGCCGTGAGCGGTCTGGCCGGCGCGCGAGGTGATCACGCCGGTCGACGACTGGGTCCAGGGCGAAGTGCCGCTCTCGAAGCCGCCGTTGGTGACCACCTGGGCAGGGGTGCAGGCGTCGGCCGAGGGGGCGGTGGGCGGCGCGGCCGACGCCGGGGCTCCGGGGAGCAGGGCGGCGGCCAGTGCGACGACGGCGAGTGCGGCCGTCGCGAGGGCCTTGTGGGGGGTCGGTCTCACACGAACTCCTTTGAGGCGGCCGGGATTCCGGCCTGCTCGGTGGCCGTCCGCCCGGCTCGGGTGCGCCGGAGGACAGCCGGGGGCTGCGCGGATCGCTCGCGCGACCGCGGGGGTGAGATTTCTGCCGCGTCCCCTGGGGTCAGGGCGACGGCTGCCGGAAGCCTGGCAGATTTGACCAGGGCATGCCATCCGAGATGAGTAAAAGTGTGGGGACCGGGGCCGGTCGCGGCGCGGAGGGGACGCCGGAAAACGCGAATGCACCGTCCTGCCTGCCCGACAGGACGGTGCACCCGTGCCTCGGACCCGCGCCGGCGAGCGCCGACGCGGGGTCAAGGACGGTGGGGATCAGGGAAGTTGCGAGACCTGGTAGTGGCCGATCCGCCAGCCCTCGTCCGTGCGCTCGACCAGTACGCCGAGGGTGAGGCCGACGGTGGGCCGGTCCGCGAAGGAGAAGTCCACCGCCAGGTAGCCGAGTACGAGGTGGTCGGCCGGACGCCGGGTTTCGAGGATCCGGTACGCGGCCGCCATCCCGAGCGGCTGGGAGCCGTAGTACGCGGCGATGCCCGGTCTGCCGACGCTGTAGGGGCGCAGTCCCTGGAAGATCGCGTCTTCGGTGAACTGGGCGGCCACCTGCTCCGGTTCGTGGCTGTCCACGGCGGCCTTCCACCGGTCGAGGACGTCGCGCAGGATCGCCTCGTTGTCCGTCGTGCTGTTCATCGGGGTCCTTCCCTCGTGGTGCGGACTCAGTGGCCGGCGCTCATGCCGCCGTCGACGTGGAGGATCTCGCCGGTGACGAAGGGGGCGTTCTCGAGGTAGATGACGGCGTCGGCGATGTCGCTCTGCTCGCCCATGCGGCCGACGGGGTGGAGGGAGGCGAGGACTTCGTGGGTCTCCGCGGGGTGCATGGGCGTCTTGATGGTGCCGGGGGAGACGGCGTTGACGCGGATGTTGCGGGTGGCGTACTCGATGGCGAGCGACTTGGTGGCGGACTGGATGCCGCCCTTGGTCAGGGAGGCGAGTACGGAGGGAACGTTGGAGTCGGCGTTGTCGACGAGGCTGGTGGTGATGTTGACGATGTGGCCGCCGCCCTGGACGAGCATGTGCTCGACGGCGAGCTGGGTGAGGCGGAAGAAGCCGGTGAGGTTGATGCCGACGACGGTGGCGTAGTCGTCGGCGGTGTAGTCGGTGAAGGGCTTGGCGACGAAGACGCCGGCGTTGTTGACGAGGGTGTCGATGCGGCCGAAGCGTTCGATGCCGGCGGCGATGACGCGCTCGGCGGTGGCGGGGTCGGCGATGTCGCCCTGGACGGTCAGGATGCCCGCGTCGTGGGAGGGGGCGATGGTGCGCGAGGTGGCGACGACGGCGTAGCCGAGCTTGCGGTACGCCTCGGCGATGCCGGCACCGAGGCCCTGTGAGGCACCGGTGACGACTGCGACCTTCTGGTCCTGAGAGCTCATGATGACTTCTCCGAAAGGTGTGGTGAGGGTTCCTCGACCGATCCCGACTGCCAGCTTGCTAGCCGACCGGTCGACTATTTGGACCGTAGGGTGCGCGGAGGGGGAAGTCAAAGGCCCACGGGGCCCTGGCCGG
This window encodes:
- a CDS encoding MarR family winged helix-turn-helix transcriptional regulator, which encodes MNTGTPAPAEDLMIAVERLVRYVRRSAVTGGLSTAASSALSRLGREGPQRLTELARAENVSQPNMTQLVTRMERAGLVRRTADHSDGRGVLVEATDEGLDVFRRRRAERADALRQLIEDLTEPEQRAVQVALPALARVIDDRHSRS
- a CDS encoding M1 family aminopeptidase — protein: MRPTPHKALATAALAVVALAAALLPGAPASAAPPTAPSADACTPAQVVTNGGFESGTSPWTQSSTGVITSRAGQTAHGGTSFAWLDGVGSTHTDTLSQSVTIPSGCSSATLTFWLHIDTTETTTSTAYDKLTAKIGSTTLATYSNLNKNTGYAQKSFDVSAFAGQTVTVAFTGTEDSSLRTSFVLDDVALDTSGTTTPPADSTRTPAAPSYTVSLSSNSSGTGWTGHESATFTNASSTALSEVYLRLWDNYHGTCSAMPIVVSNVTGGTAGALSVGCTALKIDLSAPLAQGQSATIGFDLGITVPSGADRFGYDGAFVNIGNALPVLAVKDAAGWHLDPYTNNGESFYSLAADFKVTLDHPTSLLVPATGTSVDSAGSSGRTVTTATASKVRDFAWAAGPFSKISGTSPAGTAINIYSVSGISSSDSQSMLSTAKSAVDAHAARFGAYPYGELDAVIDNNYWFGGMEYPGFVLDLVSTTALTHEIGHQWFYGIVGDDEYNSPWLDEAFTDYATDLAQNKTGTNCWNSVSWASSAEKITNSMAYWDAHSSRYSTVVYGYGKCALHDLRRVLGDTAMAKLLKDYATSHWYGVSTTSEFKAAAQAATTTDLTSFWTQHRIDG
- a CDS encoding nuclear transport factor 2 family protein, which codes for MNSTTDNEAILRDVLDRWKAAVDSHEPEQVAAQFTEDAIFQGLRPYSVGRPGIAAYYGSQPLGMAAAYRILETRRPADHLVLGYLAVDFSFADRPTVGLTLGVLVERTDEGWRIGHYQVSQLP
- a CDS encoding SDR family NAD(P)-dependent oxidoreductase, with the protein product MSSQDQKVAVVTGASQGLGAGIAEAYRKLGYAVVATSRTIAPSHDAGILTVQGDIADPATAERVIAAGIERFGRIDTLVNNAGVFVAKPFTDYTADDYATVVGINLTGFFRLTQLAVEHMLVQGGGHIVNITTSLVDNADSNVPSVLASLTKGGIQSATKSLAIEYATRNIRVNAVSPGTIKTPMHPAETHEVLASLHPVGRMGEQSDIADAVIYLENAPFVTGEILHVDGGMSAGH